The Hordeum vulgare subsp. vulgare chromosome 7H, MorexV3_pseudomolecules_assembly, whole genome shotgun sequence DNA window CCCCCTCCCTCACCATACAATGCAGCATCTATGCGGCCTTGGTAAAATCTTTTTTGCTGGATGTTGCAAGGATAATGTTTTCGACCTCGGTGAATCGCCCGCGGGCCGACGTCGCCTACTCCATATGTACATTAGCGAGGAGACCGTCCAAGACCAAGAACTGGATAGTGGGTCTTGTTGGAGTTAAAGATGGGCTCCTACTTGGGAGTTGCTGCAGCTTCTGTAAATCCTCCTCACTTCATCCACTTGTGCTACAAGCCCGTTGGTGGCAATGTCAAGAGAAAGTTGGCTATTGTTGGGAAGGGTCTAACATTTGACAGGTTTGTACCGTAAGCATATTTTATGAATTACACTACTGTACTGGGTAGATTTGTCATCTTCAATATGCTTTGTCATGCTGGTAGAATGCAGTGATATTAATAATTCATGACTGTTAAATCTTAACACTCAATTCACCAATTTATCTGCAGTGGAGGCTACAACATTAAGACTGGACCAGGCTGCAGTATTGGATGGACGGCAGAAGCGCGGGTACTTTGAAGTTGTAGTTTTAGTAGCCGAACTAGGTACTTACAGAAGGAAAGTTCAGGGGCGAAAGTAATACGATGGTGGACAGGAAGGGTCTGCAATCTAAACATGAGAAGTGCTACAACGACAGTGTGGCAATGCAGTTGTCTGAACCTTCCATTATAATTCATGCCGATCAGACCTTAAACCATGAGGTCAGGGTGGCAATGCAGTTGTTCAAACCTTCCATTATAATTCATGTCGATCACACCTGAAACCATGAGGTTAGCGTTCCTTACAACTGCTCCTCAAAAGTCTACAACATTTATTTCACTTTTAAGAACTATTATGTGTATATATGTGCATGCAGACATGCTTCTTAATCTCGGCATACTACTGGAAATTTAAAACTAAGAATTCTTATATGTATACTACCCTATCATGGTTATTTTTCATATACTCTATATTTGCACACGGATTCTAAACAAATTACATCTGTGGCTGAACTTCAAATTAACAGCTTCTACGTAATTTGAGAGGGGAGATAACACTAACGCTGAAGGGAGGCTTACGCTTGCTGATGCTTTGGTCTATGCTTGTAATCAAGGTGTTGACAAGGTAATAAATTGCTTTTTTAGACATCATATTCTGTTCATACAAATTTGGCGGCTTTGACGATTGATGTAGAGAACTTTAAGTGGAATATCAACCAgatattgttgtagtagttgtaatGCGGATATATTGAAAAATTTGTAGTAAAACTCATATCCTTATTCAGCATCGAGGGACACTACTTTATTTGCTCAGTCCACTTACAAAAGCATGATTTATCATTTTTCCTTTTTAGCTTGCCATATAAGGAGTTATGCATCGCACTACATGACCTAAACAATCAATTATGCTTATCATATCTGTTGAAAGAGAAAGATAACTTAGAACAGATAAGTGATGTTCATTagtttgctttgaactttttaCTCAgttgccttgcgacttaatgtaaTTATTGTGACATGCAGATTATTGATCTGGCAACATTAACCGGTGCATGTGTTGTTGCACTTGGGCCTAGCATTGCTGGTAAGCTCAAACACATATTTTTCTCTCAGCCAACTTCAATTTTGTGTGCTTCTAAGATGGAAATAGTGGAGTACTCTGAAGTCATGCATACTAATGGACATGTCTCTTCAGGAATCTTCACACCAAGTGATGAACTAGCCTAGGAAGTCACTGCTGCATCTGAGTTATCCGGGGAGAAGTTCTGAAGATTGCCTATGGACGAAAGCTACTAGGAGCAGATGAAGTCTGGTGTGGCTGACATGGTCAACACGGGCGGTCGACAGGGCGGTTCCATCACAGCTGCCCTGTTTTTGTACAGAAAATGTTTGGAACATTGAAAATAAATGTTTGGCAAAtaataaaatattcatgatttttttaaaagttcTTGTGTAAAAAAATGTTAATGAAATTGAATAAATTTTTACCAATCCAAGAAATTTTTATCGATGgaaaatatcctaaaaattcaAAAACTGTTCGTGACTTACAAAAGAGTTTATTCATTCAAAAAAatgatcatgcatttcaaaaaatgttttttaatttcaaaaaatatttgttaaatcaaaaaaatgtttgcgaatttcaaaaattgttccaataaatttcaaaaaaatgttcgtcGATTCCAGAAATGTTCGTCAATTCAAGAAAATTGTTTAATTTTTCCTAATTTCAAAATTATCTTCCAATAGTATTAGatattcatgaattcaaaaaatattcttacTTATAGAAAATGGTTATGAATTAATAAGTGTTCACTAATTTAGAAAAGTTTCACGCTTTCAAATATGTGCacgattttaaaaaaatgttcaagatTTCATGAAATTGAAAGTAATAGTGTATCCTGATGATTCAGCAAAATGTGTTCGTCCATTGAAGATTATaatcttttttttcttccgttgcgacGCACGGGCCCTTTGCTAGTTGTTCAATAAAGAGTTGTATATGCTTAGCTATAGTTTCTACCATGTGAAAGGATCTACAGCCGGATTTGCAAGTAGATGCTCTTTCAACTTAGACTTAGATATCTTCGGGAGAAAATGAGTGGACACGTGTGTCAGTCCATTGCAGGTTGCCGACTTCAGTTGATTCTTAAAAGGTAGCCGACAAGACGCATGCGGCCACGGTTCCGTGTCCAGTCCCTAACGAATCAtccagcttaaacaatccacccaCTGAGCAACGGCGAACCTGCCGTTGATCCATCTCTATCCGACCGACGCCACGTCCTTGTCGGCACGTGACTCGGCTGGTTCATCTACCGCTCGTTTCCATACACGCGACGTCGTCCACATGATGGGGAAGTAATAGCCCGGCTATATAAGGAAAGCAACCAAGCACGAAGAAGCTAGCACCGAGCTCTAACCCAAATCAAGATGAATCACGCCAAGGAGAAGGTGAAGGACGCGGCGAGCGCGGCCAAGGCCAAGGCCAAGATCACGCAGGCCAAGGTGGCCGAGAAGAccgaggcggcgacggcgaggtcacACGACGAGCGCGAGCTGGCGCACGAGCGGGGCAAGGCCAAGGTCGCCGCCGCCGAGGCTGAGCTTCACCAGGCCAAGGTGACCCACCGCGAGGAGGCCATGGAGCATCGCCTCCACAAGCACGGCGCTGGCATCGGGCACAAGCACGGCGCTGGCCACTGATGTATATATAGGGAGAAGTTGCACGGCTGGCCGCTGATGTACCGGTTTACAACTCCTTTTCCATTCTCATTTTTTTACTGCCAGTCCAAATGTCTAATGTTCATTGACGTCGGGCTTAATTTCGAGAGTTGAGAGCTGCCTGCCCCATGAGCATATGCATGTATTTTGGCTTCTTGAATAATTAATAATAGACTGACATAAGTTTCTTCATACTATGTATTTTGGCTTCTTGAATACTACTTTCATTCCAAGTACAAAATTAGTATCAAATTAAGTCATTTACTTTAAGATTGAGTGACTAATTACTAACAGACTGACATAAGTTTTTCTTTCTATATACTTATTTTGGTGGAACGAACCGCAAAACTAAATTGTAGAGAGACAGATACAACACGcccaaaacaaaagaaaattatttacttCCGATCACAAATCGATGATTTTCTTTTCAGCTATCGGCTAAATTTAAAAACTTGGGAGAACATCTCTAGCAGAATTTGTTCAGCGAAATTGAAAAACCGCGAGCTAAGGACATCTCTAGATGATCCTATAGGATCCATTATAATGctctgtttggaaccacccaaaTTATAAAGAGAAAACAATTTTACTTAAATGATTAGAGGTTGCTTGGATAGATTAGGAAAATGGAGGCCTCCATCGGTCCCACACCTCAGACGGGCCTCGCAGACGCTACAATCATGCAGTCTGCAAGGAATAGCCACGACGTCGTATGCTTCCACTCCTCCTCCTTGGTCGGCAGCGCGAGAGCGAGACAACACGACCGCCTGAGCACACATGAACCAACCATGGCACAACCTGAAGTACTTCGGCGACACAACGCCTCGGCTCATCCTCTTTCATGCACCGCGCTTGGCTCCTCCTCGGCAACACGGAGCCAGCATGTGGGAATTGTGCAGGAGGCGTTGCGGGTGGACGAGGAGAGCGTGTCGGGTCTCCCTGCGCGTGCCCGGTGCAGTCATTGTCGATCTCTGGATCTGATGTTTGGGCAGCATGTGTGAAAATCAAGGAAAAAGTTCATTTTAAACCTTAAATTTGTAATGATCGGACGAAATGAACCCCCAAATCGAAATCCCGGTCGATCGTACCTTGAACTATGTAATCCCGATCTAAATCGAACCCTAGCAAATTCTAACCGGGATTCATCTTATGGGCCGGcctgctttatttattttttgatttaAAATTTGTTGGGCCGCGCTACTCGAGGCTTGCAACGCCATCGCTGCCCGCGTTGATCGCCttcgtcgccgccgcctcctctcttGCCTCGCGCCCCACCTCGTCTCGTCCTCGCCCCCGTCCCCGTCCTCCGTCAGCCGCACGCCCGCCATGCTCGTGTACCGCGACGGCCACGGCGAGGGGGCCGTCGCTTCCTCCCCTGCCCTGCCGACGCTCCCTTCCATCCCATTCATCGACCCGCGGTGGGCGCGGCCATCAGCTCACCGCCACCGCGCGCGTCGCCAAATCAGCGACCAGCAACGAGATCGATGCCGTGGACGAGGCCGTCGGCAAGCTCGCGGCGGTCCTTGACACCagcggcgagggcgagggcgccaCCCTGAAGGAGTCGGCGCTGCGCGCCGCCACGCAGGGGGCGGTTGAAGCGGGTGTCGGACTTCGAGGGCTGGTACTCCTCGCTGCTTCATCTCATGATCAGTTCGAGGCGGAGACGGATGAGGTTGTGCGTCACGGCCACCGCGAAAGGAGGAGATGGGGAACCGCGTCATTGACGTCCGGTCGAAGCAGCGCCATTGTACCGTTAGACCGTCCTCTCTGTTTCTCTTCTCTACTCACCGCAGAGATCTGTATGGCCCCGTTTGGCTTGGGTAGGGTTCATGTGGTAGGCCAACCATTGATTCAGTCGCATATGGGAaaaaatcagaaaagaaaaaggaaaaacagaaaatgaaaggaaaaaacataaaagaaaaacaaaaaaacaaaacaaaaaaacaaacgaAAAAACGCGCTTCcatgaactgggccggcccaatcccGGTCATCGTATGCCACATCAACGATCCCTGTTTGGAAAATGGCGAAAATGTTTGATTTAGACCAGGATTGCATAGTTCAGGTACAATCGATCAGGATTTTGACTTGAGGGTTTATTCCGGCCGACCTTTACGAATTCAGGGTTTAAAATGAACTTTTTTCCGAAAATCAATGACAAACTCACTCATGGTCATCTCCATGGCCGCGCTACGAGTGACGTTTTTGGTAGCTTTAATCACACCGAACCATGATTGCACGATGCAAAAGGAGCCCGTTTGCTAACATGTCCTGCATCCAAAGCACCTCCGTGGCAAGCACGCTTAGAACGACCAAATCGACTGTTTCCTCTCAGGTCGGCTTGCGGCGTGATATGGCGCGAGCTCCTGCGCTTCCCTGAAAAAGTGGCAGCAGGAACTATGCACCCGCAACCGAATCGGTCACCCTATTTGGCCACCTTTGGCTCACTGCCAAAACCCCCGCCACCCCACCCCTATGGGCCGGACCGGGCCTGAAAAAGCCCATAGCAGAAAACTGAAGCCCAGGCCCAGCCCTGGCCCTACCACCGGGCATACTTTTGAAGCCCAAGTCTGGCCCATTggttgaaaaccccgtcgggcctCAGGCCGCGGGCTAGGCATCTTTCTTAAAATCTCAATATGCCAAGCCCAAGCCCGGCCAGGCCCTATTGGCAGGCTCAAAACTCAGGCCCAAGCCCGGCCCACGGGCAAGCCAGTCAGGCCTAGGCCCTAGATTTTCGGGTCGGGCCTGGCCGGGCCGGCCGGCCGAGCCGAAGATGGCCAGGTATGACTCCGTCCCACGGGGATTCTTCACCGCCAAGTAAGTAGTGGTGCATGTTTCCACCGGACGAACCCATGCTCTTTAAATGTGTTGCAGACGATCGCCAGAGCACGGTTTATTATGACCTGGGAAATCTGGAATACACGTCCAATGCAGTGGCTGGCTGAAATCTCGTTAAGGCTGTCTGGTCCAGATTTCGGGATCATTTGAACCCTAGAGCCGAATTGCATATTCGTACCTCTCCATCCTTCATATCTGAACACAGAAGTCCCTCCACATCGTGTTTGGAGGTTGCTGGTGTGGTATCCGTGTCTTTGCCTGCTTGCTCAGACGGTGGGATTGCCGTTGTGTTCAGCACGGGTAGGGCAGCAAGTGGCTCCTCATTTTTCAGGTATTCTACTGCCTTAACTTGGAACATGTAGAAATCAAAATCGAGCGAAGCCTCTTGCATCACAGCTGTTAGAATGAATCTTTTGCTCGAGAGTTGTTCCAGTTCACTAGATCTATCAATTATTTTATATTTCATCTATTCAACACAATTTCGATTGGGTTGTAAAAATGTTTAATTGTCTTTTTATTTGAATGTGGAACTATTTTGATTGTAAAAGTATTTGTACTTTcttatttatttggttatttgcaTAGTCATAGGGTC harbors:
- the LOC123411140 gene encoding late embryogenesis abundant protein 6-like — protein: MNHAKEKVKDAASAAKAKAKITQAKVAEKTEAATARSHDERELAHERGKAKVAAAEAELHQAKVTHREEAMEHRLHKHGAGIGHKHGAGH